Sequence from the Priestia megaterium genome:
TTAAATGAGTTATAATCTTCGTCTGGCAGTCCCGCGATTAAATCTAAATGCTGGTCGATCTTTCCGCCTTCTTTTACCATTGTTACGGTGCGCGTTAATTTTTTAAAGTTTTGTTTGCGTTTGACTAGTTCATTGACAGCATCATTTGTAGATTGAACGCCAATTTCAAAGCGGAATAATCCTTTTGGCGCATTATCGTTTAAGAACTGAATAACTTCTGGGCGCATAATATCAGCAGTAATTTCAAATTGAAACACGGTACCTTCACGATGTTCATCAATTAAAAATTGGAACATTTCCATGGCGTAGCTGCGGCTGATGTTGAACGTGCGGTCTACGAACTTAATTGTGCGCGCTCCGTTATCCATCAAATAGCGAATATCTTCTTTTACCTTTTCTCTATCGAAATAACGAACGCCTACTTCAATAGAAGAGAGACAGAACTGACAGCTAAACGGACAGCCGCGGCTTGTTTCAATATACACAACGCGTTTTGAAAGTTCTTGGCGGTCTTCTTCAAAACGGAAAGGGGAAGGCATTTCGCGCAGATCAATTTTATTGCGCTGTGGATTAACAACTGGTTTTCCTTCTTTTCGGAAAGCCACGCCGCTTACGTTTTCAAACTGACGCTCTCCGTGAAGTTCGTCCAACAGCTGCTTGAAGGTTTCTTCTCCTTCACCAATAGCGATAAAGTCAGCTTCAGGAATACGCTCTAGCCAGTGAGTTACATCATAGGTTACTTCTGGTCCACCGAATATAATGATGAGCTCGGGATTGATCTTTTTAAGCATTTGTGCGACTTTAATCGTTTCTTCAATATTCCAAATGTAACAGCTGAAACCAATAATATCTGGGTTGCGTTTATATAAATCTGTGACAATGTTCATAGCAGGATCTTTAATTGTATATTCGGCCATATCCACTTTATAGTCAGGCTCAGCATAGGCTTTTAAACATCGAAGGGCTAAAGAAGTATGAATATACTTCGCATTCAATGTACTGACAACAATGTTCATTCAAAAAGCTCCTTTTAACTCGTAATATGAAATCAATTTACTATTTTAGCACATTTGAGAAATAAAGTATAAATACCTTTGCACTTTTGTTGTGGAGGGGAAAAGATTTCGGTAAAATGTAACAGAAACGTAAAAGAAGAAAGAGTCTCGGTTAATGTGAACCTTGGTGAACGAAAAAAATGAGGTGGAAAACGTGGAATATAAGCGAATTAAGCCAAAAAAAATATACGAAGAAGTAGCCGAAACGCTTCTTGAGAATATAAAAGAAGGCAGCTTGAAGCCTGGAGACCGTTTGGATTCAGTGCAGCAGCTGGCGGAAAACTTTCAGGTAGGACGCTCAGCTATTCGTGAAGCTCTTAGCGCTTTGCGGGCGATGGGTCTTCTGGAGATGAAGCAAGGAGAAGGCACATTTGTACGCGAATTTAACTCAGATATGCTGTCTTTGCCTGTAACTAGCGCTGTATTAATGAATAAAAATGATATTGAACATTTGCTTGAAGTGAGAAAAGTATTAGAAATTGGAGCTGTTCGAGCGGCAGCTCAAAAGAGAACGGATGCGGACCTTAAACAGCTGTCCGATAGTCTGGAACAAATGAAAGGAGCGTTTGGCAATGAAGAACTGGGAGAGAAAGCAGATTTTGCTTTTCATTTAACCATTGCTAAAGCCTCACAAAACCCTCTTTTAGTGAAGCTTATGAATAACGTATCAGAAATGATGATTGAAACGATGAAAGAGACAAGACGCATCTGGCTTTATGCAGAAGAAAAAACGGCTGAACGGATTTATAAAGAGCATCAGCAAATTTATGAGGCTATTTTCTCTCAGCATGCAGAAGACGCTCAGCATTTTATGATGAGTCATCTTGACAATGTTGAACATGTACTAATGAAATACATACCGGAAGAAAAATAACGCCATTTCAGGTAGAAAAGTGTGCATCAAATAACAAAAAAACTAAAATTCAAGCACCTTCCGATAATTTATGCTTGCTCTATTGTGAAAAGATTTACATAATAGAAACTAGGATTGTCAAATGGAGGGTTACAAAGTATGAAAAAGCAATATAGAGATGATAGTTTGGCTTTGCATACAGATCTATATGAACTGAATATGGCGCATACGTATTTTAAAGACCACATTCATAACCGTCGTTCTGTATTTGAAGCTTACTTTCGTCGGATGCCGTTTGAAAGCGGTTATGCGGTGTTTGCCGGGCTAGAAAGAGTAATTGATTTTATTGCTAATTTTAGGTTTAGCGAAACGGATTTAGATTATTTATATGAAGAATTACATTATGAAGCGGAGTTTATCGACTATTTAAAACAAGTTCGATTTAGCGGTAATATTCGTTCGGTCGTAGAAGGCGAAATGATTTTTGCTAATGAACCAATGCTGCAAATTGACGCTCCTTTAGCAGAAGCGCAGCTTATTGAAACGCCGCTTTTAAATATTTTAAATTTCCATCCGCTGATTGCAACAAAAGCCTCGCGTATTCGCTTGGCGGCGGGAGAAGATAATTTATATGAGCATACGGGTACAAATCAGCTTATGGAATTTGGCTCAAGAAGAGCACATGAGCTAGACGCTGCTTTTTACGGAGCAAGGGCTGCTTATATTGGAGGCTTTGACGCAACGAGTAATGTCAGAGCGGGAAAAGTATTTGGAATTCCCGTGTCTGGCACTCACGCCCATGCGCTTGTTCAAGTCTATCGTGACGAATATAGTGCGTTTAAAAAGTATGCGGAATCACACCGTAACTGTATCTTTTTAGTAGACACGTATAATACGTTAAAATCAGGTATTCCAAATGCTATTAAAGTAGCAAAAGAAATGGGAGATCGCATTAATTTTATCGGTATTCGATTAGACAGCGGAAGACTTCCATATCTTTCTCAAGAAGCAAGAAAAATGCTTGATGAAGCTGGCTATCATGATGTGAAAATTTTTGCTTCGAATGATCTCGATGAGTACAGCATTCTGGATTTGAAAGCGCAAGGTGCCAAAATTGATGGATGGGGAGTTGGAACAAAGCTCATGACGTCTTTTGATCAGCCTGCGCTAGGAGCTGTGTACAAGCTGGTTTCCATTGAAGATGATCATGGAAACATGGTGGATACGATTAAGCTGTCAGAAAATCCAGAGAAAATTTCAACTCCCGGTCTAAAAGAAGTATACCGAATTGTAAATCAAGTGAATCACAAATGGGAAGGCGATTATATTACGATGCAAGACGAAGTGCCGAACGAAGAGCAGCACTTAAAAATGTTTCATCCGATTCACACGCACGTCAGCAAGTTTGTCACAAACTTTAACGCACGTAAAATTCACCAGCCAATCTTTGCGCAGGGAAAGCTTGTGTACGAGCAGCCTACAATTGAAGAAATGAGAGCCTACTGCTTACAAAACTTAAAGCATCTATGGGATGACTACAAAGTCATTACAAAATCGAACGAAGATGTATTCCGTCCTACAGAGTATCCAGTAGACTTGAGTACAAACTGCTGGGATAACAAAATGCAAAATATCGAAGAGACTAGAAGCAAGTTACTATCTGATACAGTGCTTGTGTAGATCCCATCAGCTAGTAATGAGAGGAGAGTTTTTTTATGAAAGAGCTACAAAAGCAAATTATTGAAGAAATGAACGTACAAAAAGAAATTAATCCCGTAGAAGAAATTCGCCGCAGCGTTGATTTTCTGAAATCATACATGAACAAATATCCTTTTTTACGTTCGTTTGTACTAGGTATTTCCGGCGGCCAAGATTCTACGTTAACTGGAAAGCTGGCACAGCTAGCGGTTAATGAGTTAAATGAAGAAGCCGGAGAAGAGCGCTATCAGTTTATTGCTGTTCGTCTTCCATACGGTGTGCAGGCAGATGAAGCAGACTGTCAAGATGCACTTGCTTTTATTCAACCAACAAAATCTATTTCTATTAACGTAAAACCAGCAGTGGATGCTATGCTTTCTGCTGTTGAAGAAGCGGCAGGAGATAAAGTATCCGACTTCAACAAAGGAAATGTAAAAGCACGTGAGCGAATGATTGCACAATATACGGTAGCTGGAATGTACAGTGGAGTCGTACTAGGAACGGATCACTCTGCTGAAGCTGTTACAGGATTTTATACAAAATTCGGTGACGGAGGAGCTGACTTAGTACCTATCTTCCGTCTGAACAAGCGACAAGGAAAACAAATGCTAAAAGAATTAGGCTGTCCCGAGCATCTATATATGAAAAAACCAACGGCTGATTTGGAAGAAGATCGTCCACAGCTTCCGGATGAAGAAGCGCTTGGCGTAACGTATGAGCAAATCGACGATTATTTAGAAGGCAAAGATGTAGGTGAACATGCAAGTAACATCATTGAAGGTCACTTCTTAAAAACGCAGCATAAACGCCAATTGCCAATCACAGTATTTGATGATTTTTGGAAATAAATAAGTAAGAAGCTAAGACAAAAGTAGTTTAGTTAAAGGAAGATCCGAACGGGTTTGATTCTTGATGGAGAATCTTCACCGTTCGGATTTTTTTAATGATATGGCAAACGTAGGTTTCACGTGTTTCGTTTCTTCTAGCGGTTGATTGGAGGGCAAGACGAAGACTCCTGCGGGAAAAGCGGAATAGATGAGACCCCGCAGGAGCGGAAGCGACGAGGAGGCTCATCGGCCGCACGCGGAAAGTGAAGTCTTGCACGGAAATCAACAGCGGTGTAACAAGCGACTAGCCCATTAATCCCATTTGTGCGTCTTTAGATTGAAATGATTTCGTTATCAACCTCTTATTATTTTGTGGGAAAAATATCAAACAAAGAAATGTATTTTTGAAAAACTAGTGAAATTAGAAAAACATAGGAGTATAATAGCATTAAGTCATCTGATGACCTGTTAACTAAAAGAAGTAAAATGATCAGCTTGGAGGGAGCAAATGATGAAAGTATCTTTATTTGCCACATGTTTGATTGATATGTTTCAAACAAATGTAGGAAAAGCGACGGTAGAATTGTTAGAACGATTAGGATGCGAAGTGGATTTTCCAAAGAGTCAAGTTTGCTGCGGGCAGCCTGCGTATAACAGCGGTTATGTAAAAGAATCAAAAGAAGCGATGAAAAACATGATAAAAGCGTTTGAACATGCAGAGTACGTTGTATCTCCGTCTGGCTCGTGTGTGACAATGTTCAAAGAGTATCCCCATCTTTTTGAAGGTGATGCTGCATGGCATGAACCTGCCGTGAAGCTTGCTGATAAAACGTATGAGCTAACGGATTTTATTGTAAACGTTTTAAAAGTGGAAGATGTAGGAGCCAGCTTAAATGGGAAAGCCACTTATCATTCTTCTTGTCATATGACGCGTTTGCTAAACGTAAAAAAAGAACCTTTTACACTATTAAACAATGTAAAGGGTCTTGAAATGGAGAATCTTGAAAACAGTCATAACTGCTGCGGATTCGGCGGGACGTTTTCGGTTAAAATGGGGCAAATCTCTGAACAAATGGTAGATGAAAAAGTAGGCTGTATAGCTAAGACAAACGCAGAGTACTTAATTGGAGCTGACTGCGGCTGTCTTATGAATATTGGAGGAAGAATTGAACGAAAAGGACAGCCTGTAAAAGTGATGCATATCGCTGAAGTGTTAAATAGCAGAATGTAAAGAAAGGAGAATACCGAATGTCTATGAAAATAGGAAACGATCAGTTTAAAAAACGCGTCGATGATGGAGTCAATA
This genomic interval carries:
- a CDS encoding B12-binding domain-containing radical SAM protein, yielding MNIVVSTLNAKYIHTSLALRCLKAYAEPDYKVDMAEYTIKDPAMNIVTDLYKRNPDIIGFSCYIWNIEETIKVAQMLKKINPELIIIFGGPEVTYDVTHWLERIPEADFIAIGEGEETFKQLLDELHGERQFENVSGVAFRKEGKPVVNPQRNKIDLREMPSPFRFEEDRQELSKRVVYIETSRGCPFSCQFCLSSIEVGVRYFDREKVKEDIRYLMDNGARTIKFVDRTFNISRSYAMEMFQFLIDEHREGTVFQFEITADIMRPEVIQFLNDNAPKGLFRFEIGVQSTNDAVNELVKRKQNFKKLTRTVTMVKEGGKIDQHLDLIAGLPDEDYNSFKNTFNDVFALRPEELQLGFLKMLRGTGLRLSAPRYNYQYMDQSPYEILSNNVLPFSDVVRIKHVEDILEKFWNDHRMDETIEFLVEHCYDTPFDFFQNFGTYWDEMGWVRIGHQLEDLFRRLRQYIETENFSNEEMVEGFMKIDYLQNQKHKPRKPWWDDKVEKQVRSHYYQQMLANPSIMGRAFEAEQLAEKELYKHTVLEILPFDYMYYKQTGQINEQPSVLLAYYDQKANDTKLYSAPVEAFGLPVVS
- a CDS encoding FadR/GntR family transcriptional regulator; translation: MEYKRIKPKKIYEEVAETLLENIKEGSLKPGDRLDSVQQLAENFQVGRSAIREALSALRAMGLLEMKQGEGTFVREFNSDMLSLPVTSAVLMNKNDIEHLLEVRKVLEIGAVRAAAQKRTDADLKQLSDSLEQMKGAFGNEELGEKADFAFHLTIAKASQNPLLVKLMNNVSEMMIETMKETRRIWLYAEEKTAERIYKEHQQIYEAIFSQHAEDAQHFMMSHLDNVEHVLMKYIPEEK
- a CDS encoding nicotinate phosphoribosyltransferase gives rise to the protein MKKQYRDDSLALHTDLYELNMAHTYFKDHIHNRRSVFEAYFRRMPFESGYAVFAGLERVIDFIANFRFSETDLDYLYEELHYEAEFIDYLKQVRFSGNIRSVVEGEMIFANEPMLQIDAPLAEAQLIETPLLNILNFHPLIATKASRIRLAAGEDNLYEHTGTNQLMEFGSRRAHELDAAFYGARAAYIGGFDATSNVRAGKVFGIPVSGTHAHALVQVYRDEYSAFKKYAESHRNCIFLVDTYNTLKSGIPNAIKVAKEMGDRINFIGIRLDSGRLPYLSQEARKMLDEAGYHDVKIFASNDLDEYSILDLKAQGAKIDGWGVGTKLMTSFDQPALGAVYKLVSIEDDHGNMVDTIKLSENPEKISTPGLKEVYRIVNQVNHKWEGDYITMQDEVPNEEQHLKMFHPIHTHVSKFVTNFNARKIHQPIFAQGKLVYEQPTIEEMRAYCLQNLKHLWDDYKVITKSNEDVFRPTEYPVDLSTNCWDNKMQNIEETRSKLLSDTVLV
- the nadE gene encoding ammonia-dependent NAD(+) synthetase, coding for MKELQKQIIEEMNVQKEINPVEEIRRSVDFLKSYMNKYPFLRSFVLGISGGQDSTLTGKLAQLAVNELNEEAGEERYQFIAVRLPYGVQADEADCQDALAFIQPTKSISINVKPAVDAMLSAVEEAAGDKVSDFNKGNVKARERMIAQYTVAGMYSGVVLGTDHSAEAVTGFYTKFGDGGADLVPIFRLNKRQGKQMLKELGCPEHLYMKKPTADLEEDRPQLPDEEALGVTYEQIDDYLEGKDVGEHASNIIEGHFLKTQHKRQLPITVFDDFWK
- a CDS encoding (Fe-S)-binding protein, with the translated sequence MKVSLFATCLIDMFQTNVGKATVELLERLGCEVDFPKSQVCCGQPAYNSGYVKESKEAMKNMIKAFEHAEYVVSPSGSCVTMFKEYPHLFEGDAAWHEPAVKLADKTYELTDFIVNVLKVEDVGASLNGKATYHSSCHMTRLLNVKKEPFTLLNNVKGLEMENLENSHNCCGFGGTFSVKMGQISEQMVDEKVGCIAKTNAEYLIGADCGCLMNIGGRIERKGQPVKVMHIAEVLNSRM